GCGAAAAAGTTTGTTTGATATCCGGCTGCTTTCCAGAAGGCGCTATGAAAACCGATACACATCCTCAATACGAAGTAACCACCATCACGTGCGCCTGCGGGGCCGTTTACACAACCCGCTCCACACGCGAAACCCTCCGCATCGGCATCTGCGCCGCCTGCCATCCCTTCTTCAC
This DNA window, taken from Candidatus Methylacidiphilales bacterium, encodes the following:
- the rpmE gene encoding 50S ribosomal protein L31; the encoded protein is MKTDTHPQYEVTTITCACGAVYTTRSTRETLRIGICAACHPFFT